In Candidatus Binatia bacterium, one DNA window encodes the following:
- the argH gene encoding argininosuccinate lyase: MASTKGQGEGGRLREGPAPELREAAYGLEIADAPILHKGCSLADLAHILMMLEVGVVPAEAGQRLLRQLLELHEIPVEEFPLDDALEDVYSNREAWVRARDEEAAGWLGAGRPRREPATIAYRLAVRDRLLGLSEQVLGMLDALVSQAREHVHTVMPDYTYLQPATPSSLAHYLLAFAYPALRDLERLEQAYRRTDQCPGGIGNINGTRLPVDRERLADLLGFAEPIRNTRDAMWQVDQPLEVMADLMAVFLHLDRLAEDLQIWNTKEFGLVELADRHARISLIMPQKKNPYALAFVRGISGTMLGKMVSMAAVGKSPSAQMDNRIFAIGEVPRSLDAGIRTAKLLAEVVRGLSFDTELMRERASEGFIHATDLAETIMQEEGATYRQAHRLVGLAVREALAADPGARDVPREILANAAREVLGRPLQLTADRLEALANPEEVVQTRTGTGGAAGAAVEAMLEECSQRALAHQQFCNRERQRIADGEAGLLAQARKRAATNSAQVE, encoded by the coding sequence ATGGCTTCCACAAAGGGGCAAGGCGAAGGCGGTCGGTTGCGCGAAGGTCCGGCCCCGGAATTGCGCGAAGCGGCCTACGGACTCGAAATTGCGGACGCTCCGATTCTGCACAAGGGATGCAGCCTCGCCGACCTCGCCCACATTTTGATGATGCTCGAGGTTGGCGTCGTTCCCGCGGAGGCAGGCCAACGCTTGCTGCGGCAGCTGTTGGAACTGCACGAGATTCCGGTGGAGGAATTTCCGCTCGATGACGCTCTCGAGGATGTCTACTCCAACCGCGAGGCGTGGGTACGCGCGCGAGACGAAGAAGCAGCCGGTTGGTTGGGTGCGGGCCGTCCGCGCCGGGAACCGGCGACGATCGCCTACCGATTGGCCGTCCGCGATCGCCTGCTGGGCCTCTCCGAGCAAGTCCTCGGGATGCTGGACGCACTGGTCTCTCAGGCACGCGAGCACGTCCATACCGTGATGCCGGATTACACGTATCTGCAACCGGCGACGCCGAGCAGCCTCGCGCACTACCTCCTTGCTTTTGCCTACCCGGCGCTCCGCGATCTCGAGCGCCTCGAGCAGGCCTACCGCCGCACGGATCAGTGCCCGGGGGGCATCGGGAATATCAATGGAACTCGCCTGCCCGTGGATCGGGAGCGTCTAGCCGATTTATTGGGTTTCGCCGAGCCGATCCGAAACACCCGTGACGCCATGTGGCAGGTTGACCAGCCGCTTGAGGTGATGGCCGATTTGATGGCGGTCTTCCTCCATCTCGACCGTCTCGCCGAGGATTTGCAGATCTGGAATACCAAGGAATTCGGGCTGGTAGAGCTGGCGGATCGCCACGCGCGCATCAGTTTGATCATGCCGCAGAAAAAAAACCCTTACGCGCTGGCCTTCGTTCGTGGCATTTCTGGCACCATGCTCGGCAAAATGGTTTCCATGGCTGCGGTCGGTAAAAGCCCCTCGGCGCAAATGGATAATCGGATCTTCGCCATCGGTGAGGTTCCGCGATCGTTGGACGCCGGCATTCGGACGGCAAAGCTCCTCGCGGAGGTGGTTCGCGGATTGTCTTTCGACACCGAACTCATGCGCGAGCGCGCGAGCGAGGGCTTTATTCACGCAACGGATCTCGCCGAGACCATCATGCAGGAAGAAGGCGCCACCTACCGTCAGGCACATCGTCTGGTCGGGCTGGCTGTTCGGGAAGCTCTGGCAGCGGACCCTGGCGCCAGAGATGTGCCGCGGGAAATTCTCGCCAACGCGGCCCGGGAGGTTCTCGGCCGACCTCTGCAGCTGACTGCCGACAGGCTCGAGGCGCTCGCGAATCCGGAAGAAGTGGTCCAGACCCGAACGGGAACGGGCGGTGCAGCCGGCGCGGCCGTCGAGGCGATGCTGGAGGAGTGCAGCCAGCGGGCCTTGGCGCATCAGCAATTCTGTAACCGCGAGCGGCAACGCATTGCCGATGGTGAAGCTGGACTGCTGGCGCAAGCGCGAAAGCGGGCGGCTACCAACTCCGCCCAAGTTGAATGA
- a CDS encoding enoyl-CoA hydratase: MAGLVRTVREGSLGWVIFDHEERRNAINAAMWEAIPEAMAEMVEDPEVRVVLLRGAGEVAFVSGADISEFGKLRTGAAASSYDANNGKAFAAIAECPKPVIAMIHGFCVGGGAALSLKADLRYAADDGVFAIPAARLGLGYSASLQESLVATVGLPAAKEIFFTARRFSAPDALRLGLVNEVLPKAELESYVRKVAEGIARNAPLTLRSGKLIQNQLAGAETARDRQAWSESTDACYHSEDYQEGIRAFLEKRPPVFRGK; encoded by the coding sequence GTGGCCGGGCTCGTTCGCACGGTTCGCGAAGGTTCATTGGGCTGGGTGATTTTCGATCACGAGGAGCGTCGTAACGCCATCAATGCCGCGATGTGGGAAGCAATTCCCGAAGCGATGGCCGAGATGGTGGAGGACCCCGAAGTGCGCGTGGTCCTGCTGCGGGGTGCTGGCGAAGTCGCCTTTGTTTCGGGCGCGGATATCTCCGAATTCGGCAAGCTGCGCACGGGTGCCGCCGCGAGCAGCTACGATGCCAATAACGGGAAAGCGTTTGCTGCGATCGCTGAATGTCCGAAGCCGGTCATCGCCATGATCCACGGGTTCTGCGTCGGGGGCGGTGCGGCACTGTCTCTCAAGGCGGACCTGCGCTACGCGGCAGACGATGGTGTCTTTGCGATCCCGGCCGCCCGTCTGGGGCTCGGTTACTCGGCGTCGCTGCAGGAATCCCTGGTGGCGACGGTCGGCCTGCCGGCGGCCAAGGAGATCTTTTTCACCGCACGACGCTTTTCTGCCCCGGATGCGCTGCGATTGGGGCTCGTCAATGAGGTTCTGCCCAAGGCAGAGCTTGAGAGCTATGTCCGAAAAGTCGCTGAAGGGATTGCTCGGAATGCGCCGTTGACGCTCCGCAGCGGCAAGCTGATTCAGAACCAACTGGCCGGGGCGGAAACGGCCCGTGACCGGCAAGCCTGGTCGGAATCAACGGACGCTTGCTACCATAGCGAGGATTATCAGGAGGGGATCCGCGCATTTCTGGAAAAGCGCCCCCCTGTCTTTCGGGGCAAATGA
- a CDS encoding TauD/TfdA family dioxygenase: MSAENSDITIAPRPDGFGAVVRGVNLGAELSDQDVRRIRQAWAEHGVLVFPDQPLDHAGLERFSNSIGPYGHDPYLEALGDHPHIVELAREPDEKSYVFGAAWHSDWSFQAAPPSATILHAKTVPPVGGDTLFADTAAAFDALTPELQQRLQGLHVVHSAGAAYGPRGILQTDPHPSTTKIVISPEAEAREVHPLLRRHPESGRTALFVNPVYAVAIEGLSPEESRALLGELYLHQVQEQFIYRHRWQPDMLIMWDNRRTMHQAEGGYEGHRRVMHRTTIAGEKPLAVHD; the protein is encoded by the coding sequence ATGAGCGCCGAGAATTCCGATATCACGATTGCCCCTCGCCCGGATGGGTTCGGAGCGGTGGTGCGCGGCGTGAATCTCGGGGCGGAGCTCTCGGATCAGGACGTGCGCCGAATCCGTCAGGCCTGGGCAGAGCATGGAGTGCTGGTCTTCCCGGACCAGCCCCTCGACCATGCGGGGTTGGAGCGCTTCAGCAATTCGATCGGGCCCTACGGTCATGACCCGTATCTGGAGGCGTTGGGCGATCATCCTCATATTGTTGAACTCGCGCGCGAACCTGACGAGAAGTCCTACGTGTTCGGTGCCGCGTGGCACTCGGACTGGAGCTTTCAGGCTGCGCCGCCTTCGGCCACCATTCTGCACGCCAAGACAGTGCCGCCGGTTGGCGGTGACACGCTCTTTGCGGATACCGCGGCAGCATTTGATGCATTGACGCCGGAGCTGCAGCAGCGCTTGCAGGGATTGCATGTCGTCCATTCCGCGGGGGCCGCGTACGGACCGCGGGGTATTCTTCAGACCGATCCGCATCCGAGTACGACCAAAATTGTGATTTCGCCGGAGGCCGAGGCGCGCGAGGTTCACCCGCTGCTGCGTCGGCATCCCGAGAGCGGTCGCACCGCGTTATTTGTCAACCCGGTCTACGCGGTCGCCATCGAGGGGCTTTCTCCCGAAGAGAGTCGGGCTTTGCTGGGAGAGTTGTACCTGCATCAGGTGCAGGAACAATTTATCTATCGACATCGATGGCAACCCGACATGCTCATCATGTGGGACAACCGAAGAACGATGCATCAGGCCGAGGGTGGCTATGAGGGGCATCGCCGGGTGATGCATCGGACGACGATCGCCGGCGAAAAACCGCTCGCGGTGCACGACTGA
- a CDS encoding nitroreductase/quinone reductase family protein produces MDLEKMERVKEVRMTAPGRKSGKPRSVTIWFVREDQSIGLGTMDDTRGWVQNALAADEVELEIDACRMRGKIRVVEDPEVHRRLRKAFARKYLPARLLSFVGVGQRTTFLVENLEELEAV; encoded by the coding sequence TTGGATCTCGAGAAAATGGAACGCGTGAAGGAAGTTCGGATGACCGCTCCGGGTCGAAAGAGCGGCAAGCCGAGATCGGTGACGATCTGGTTTGTCCGCGAGGATCAATCGATCGGCCTTGGCACGATGGATGATACCCGGGGTTGGGTGCAAAATGCTCTCGCCGCCGACGAGGTCGAGTTGGAGATCGATGCTTGCCGTATGCGAGGGAAGATCCGAGTCGTCGAGGACCCGGAGGTGCACCGGCGTTTGCGCAAGGCGTTCGCGAGAAAGTATTTGCCAGCGAGGTTGCTCTCGTTCGTCGGTGTCGGCCAGCGAACCACTTTCCTCGTTGAGAACCTCGAAGAGTTGGAGGCGGTTTGA
- a CDS encoding phosphosulfolactate synthase yields MDFFSLPSRSPKPRDEGVTHVIDKGLGLAQVEDMLATCSNYIDIVKLGWGTGYVTQNLAEKVELYHKADIPVCFGGTLAEVAILQGKLDEFRDLALSLGLSHVEISNGVIDMSMKEKAGYIRELSKDFVVLTEVGSKDSEKIIPPFRWVDMIQADLDAGAWKVICEARESGTVGLYFGSGEARSGLIDEICTKIDHVDLIFETPQKVQQMYMVKKLGSEVNLGNIATTEVIPLETLRLGLRGDTMADFHDVDIWNKRRDAELAAEIPTPERRERKSRKPKLTRIR; encoded by the coding sequence ATGGATTTTTTCTCACTTCCCTCCCGCAGTCCCAAGCCACGCGATGAAGGCGTCACGCATGTGATCGACAAGGGGCTGGGTCTGGCTCAGGTCGAGGATATGCTCGCCACTTGTTCCAACTATATCGATATCGTCAAGTTGGGTTGGGGTACGGGCTACGTCACCCAGAACCTCGCCGAGAAGGTCGAACTCTATCATAAGGCTGATATCCCGGTTTGTTTCGGCGGTACGCTGGCCGAGGTGGCGATCCTGCAGGGTAAATTGGACGAATTTCGAGATTTGGCACTCTCGCTCGGTTTGTCCCACGTCGAGATCTCCAACGGCGTGATCGATATGTCCATGAAGGAAAAGGCCGGCTATATCCGCGAGCTTTCGAAGGACTTCGTGGTCCTGACCGAAGTGGGCAGCAAGGATTCGGAAAAGATCATCCCGCCGTTTCGCTGGGTCGACATGATTCAGGCCGATCTCGACGCAGGAGCCTGGAAGGTCATCTGCGAAGCTCGAGAGAGCGGAACGGTAGGGCTTTATTTCGGCTCGGGCGAGGCCCGTTCAGGACTCATCGACGAGATTTGCACAAAGATCGATCACGTGGACCTGATTTTCGAAACGCCTCAGAAGGTTCAGCAAATGTACATGGTCAAGAAGCTTGGTTCCGAGGTGAACCTCGGTAATATCGCGACCACGGAGGTGATTCCGCTCGAAACGCTCCGACTCGGACTGCGCGGGGATACAATGGCTGATTTTCACGATGTCGACATCTGGAACAAGCGTCGCGATGCCGAGTTGGCGGCCGAGATCCCGACGCCCGAGCGTCGCGAGCGAAAATCGCGCAAGCCCAAGCTGACACGAATTCGCTGA
- a CDS encoding MFS transporter — MTGETRRAFRLLFPCLVSTGMGQAMLFAILPPAAREIGLSSMQVSTIFVVSAVFWAFTSPGWGRLSDRVGRRRVILIGLLGYGLSMILLAGVIGATLEGALTAAVAWPAMIAARCVFGAIGSASPPAAQAFVADRTGPEDRAAGVALINAAFGVGQTLGPAVGAALAIFGLLAPIYFSAFLSVISALVIYFWLPDSEPRAARGDLPRAKLAFLDRRIRPFFLLQIFMQAVRAVTMITLAFFLQDQLNLSSEETGQAAGIGFMVLALAGLVSQLILVQRFRPAPARMIRGGLGSAAIGFGILWAGATFWVYLGGLAFLGLGLGLVRPGNAAASSLAVSADEQGAVAGLLNAVGVTGNIIGPLLGGYLYTLSPSGPIFLNFCLMVVGSLYAWIHPRIREIPR, encoded by the coding sequence ATGACAGGCGAAACGCGCAGGGCTTTCCGCCTGCTTTTTCCCTGCCTGGTGAGCACGGGCATGGGGCAGGCGATGTTGTTTGCAATCCTGCCACCGGCCGCTCGCGAGATCGGTCTGTCCTCGATGCAAGTCTCGACGATTTTCGTCGTGTCCGCTGTCTTCTGGGCATTCACCAGCCCGGGCTGGGGTCGTTTGAGCGATCGCGTGGGGCGCCGCCGGGTGATCCTGATCGGTTTGCTCGGATACGGACTTTCGATGATTTTGCTGGCGGGCGTGATCGGCGCCACTCTGGAGGGCGCTCTGACCGCAGCTGTTGCCTGGCCGGCGATGATCGCGGCTCGATGCGTTTTTGGTGCGATCGGATCGGCGTCACCACCGGCGGCACAGGCATTCGTCGCGGATCGAACCGGCCCCGAGGATCGCGCGGCTGGGGTCGCCTTGATCAATGCCGCTTTTGGCGTCGGCCAGACCCTGGGGCCTGCGGTCGGTGCCGCGCTGGCTATTTTTGGTCTGCTCGCGCCAATCTATTTCTCGGCATTCTTGTCGGTGATCAGTGCCCTGGTGATTTATTTCTGGCTTCCGGATTCGGAACCCCGAGCGGCCCGCGGAGATCTTCCCCGAGCCAAACTCGCCTTCCTTGACCGCCGGATTCGACCGTTTTTTCTCTTGCAGATCTTCATGCAAGCCGTCCGTGCGGTAACGATGATTACGTTGGCCTTCTTTCTTCAGGATCAACTGAATTTGTCTTCGGAGGAAACCGGTCAGGCAGCCGGCATCGGTTTCATGGTGCTTGCGCTTGCGGGTCTCGTCTCTCAGCTGATCTTGGTGCAGCGCTTCCGTCCGGCACCTGCACGTATGATTCGAGGGGGGCTTGGATCGGCCGCGATCGGCTTCGGAATCCTTTGGGCGGGCGCAACGTTTTGGGTTTATCTCGGGGGGCTGGCCTTTTTGGGGCTGGGTCTCGGACTGGTCCGCCCGGGGAATGCCGCGGCATCCTCTCTGGCCGTATCCGCGGACGAGCAGGGTGCGGTGGCCGGTTTACTCAATGCCGTGGGGGTGACCGGCAATATTATCGGGCCTTTGCTGGGGGGGTATCTCTACACTCTAAGTCCCTCCGGGCCGATCTTTTTGAACTTCTGCCTGATGGTCGTGGGCTCCCTCTATGCATGGATACACCCCCGAATTCGCGAGATTCCGAGATAG
- a CDS encoding histidine phosphatase family protein, giving the protein MSGLGRILLVRHGESTGNVEREFSRDPDIDLTERGVEQACATGRHLAREFSPTRIVASPYFRARRTAALIGDALSGAFDIHIEEDLRERSIGALAGQPYGAMAAHPDYEPERYWAWRPPQGESLEDVQVRAGAVLQRVAAAYPGEDVVLVSHGGTMMALCAHVEGSFERPRVAGNCEVVVVEHSGGRDLRLVAAAGPSAAGTEETGG; this is encoded by the coding sequence TTGAGTGGTCTCGGCCGCATCCTTCTGGTTCGTCATGGCGAGAGCACGGGCAACGTCGAACGCGAATTTTCCCGCGACCCCGACATCGATCTGACGGAGCGGGGTGTCGAGCAGGCCTGCGCAACCGGTCGTCATCTTGCGCGCGAGTTTTCGCCGACCCGGATTGTCGCGAGTCCTTATTTTCGCGCACGTCGCACAGCCGCCCTGATCGGAGACGCACTCTCTGGGGCCTTCGACATTCACATCGAAGAAGATCTGCGGGAGCGTTCGATAGGCGCCTTGGCGGGCCAACCCTATGGTGCGATGGCGGCTCACCCGGATTACGAGCCCGAGCGCTACTGGGCGTGGCGGCCGCCGCAGGGCGAATCGCTCGAGGACGTGCAGGTCCGCGCCGGCGCTGTCCTGCAGAGGGTTGCGGCAGCTTATCCGGGGGAGGACGTGGTGCTGGTCAGCCACGGAGGCACCATGATGGCGCTTTGTGCCCATGTGGAAGGGAGCTTCGAGCGCCCGCGGGTAGCCGGCAACTGCGAAGTTGTGGTGGTCGAGCACTCGGGTGGTCGTGACTTGCGCCTGGTCGCGGCGGCGGGACCCTCGGCTGCCGGGACTGAAGAAACAGGCGGCTGA
- a CDS encoding cytochrome P450, with product MIDFDQFNLVDGSDYANRGYPHPLWDRLRRESPIHWYDNTAGRPFWCFTRHDDIIAIGKDPERFASGPRLVLQNQPETDNSFMPPTLIQLDPPKHGDYRSMAIKRFTPGRMRKMHPDIDRIAREIVDELLELGDETTCDFVEKVSAPLPIAVIAWMLGVPREDWPLLFDWTNRIIGAGDPEFQTEGMDASATAQTAMVELFGYFTELAQEKRKNPGDDLTTLFTQMEYEGKPLPDMDVMTWCLIIVVAGNETTRNATSGGMLAFIEHPDQMRKLQNDLNLMKPAVEEIVRWTSPIIHFARTATCDIDYKGVKIREGDAVGLFYPSANRDEDVFENPYEFRVDRTPNHHLGFGQGEHFCLGAHVARLEMEFAYKYLLPKIEEVELAGEVKRLHSPLVGGVKELPIRIKLRKDARG from the coding sequence ATGATCGATTTTGACCAATTCAATCTTGTTGATGGCAGTGACTACGCCAACCGGGGATACCCACACCCTCTTTGGGACCGGCTCCGTCGGGAATCACCAATCCACTGGTATGATAACACCGCTGGTCGCCCCTTCTGGTGTTTCACCCGCCACGACGACATCATCGCGATTGGCAAGGATCCCGAGCGTTTCGCCAGTGGCCCGAGACTGGTCCTCCAAAACCAGCCGGAGACCGACAACAGCTTCATGCCCCCCACCCTCATCCAGCTCGACCCGCCCAAGCATGGGGATTACCGCTCGATGGCGATCAAACGCTTCACGCCGGGACGAATGCGTAAAATGCATCCCGACATCGACAGAATTGCCCGCGAGATCGTCGACGAGCTACTGGAATTGGGCGACGAAACGACCTGCGACTTCGTCGAGAAAGTCTCGGCCCCGCTACCCATTGCGGTGATCGCCTGGATGCTTGGCGTGCCGCGCGAAGATTGGCCGCTGCTCTTTGACTGGACCAACCGCATTATCGGCGCGGGCGATCCGGAATTTCAAACCGAAGGTATGGATGCGAGCGCCACAGCCCAGACGGCCATGGTCGAACTCTTCGGCTATTTCACCGAGCTGGCTCAGGAAAAGAGAAAAAACCCGGGCGACGACCTCACCACCCTGTTCACGCAGATGGAATACGAGGGCAAACCACTCCCGGATATGGATGTGATGACCTGGTGTCTGATCATCGTGGTGGCCGGCAACGAGACCACCCGCAATGCCACCAGCGGCGGCATGCTCGCTTTCATTGAACACCCCGACCAGATGCGAAAGCTGCAAAACGATCTCAACCTGATGAAACCGGCCGTTGAGGAAATTGTCCGCTGGACAAGCCCGATTATCCACTTTGCGCGGACGGCAACCTGCGACATCGACTACAAGGGCGTCAAGATCCGTGAGGGCGACGCTGTCGGCTTGTTCTACCCATCAGCCAATCGTGACGAAGACGTCTTCGAAAATCCCTACGAGTTCCGCGTGGACCGCACGCCCAATCACCATCTCGGCTTCGGGCAGGGGGAACACTTCTGCCTCGGCGCTCACGTCGCCAGACTCGAGATGGAGTTCGCCTACAAATACCTCCTCCCCAAGATCGAGGAAGTGGAGCTTGCGGGCGAGGTCAAACGCCTGCACTCGCCACTGGTCGGCGGGGTCAAGGAACTTCCAATTCGAATCAAATTGCGCAAGGACGCTCGCGGCTGA
- a CDS encoding SDR family NAD(P)-dependent oxidoreductase, which translates to MDYRNQVAIVTGASSGIGHTTALALAERGARVVAVARREPELQDLVSVCRQTSPESFWIAGDLAERPFAEQIIDETEARLGSVDILINNAGMSCHKSALHLTSDEAARVMQVNFMAPMYSTLRAIPAFLRAGQGTIVNVSSFTAKVCPPREGVYAASKAALNAFTSGLWSDLEGTDIHAGIVNPGPIDTPIWETGPEEEPAGFAGYKYPSATVTRAVLEVIERRLRETTAPRGNPQLISAHLLRLLAPGLLLRGMARMEPVDPAILERARDRAQRHQ; encoded by the coding sequence ATGGACTACCGGAATCAAGTCGCGATCGTCACCGGAGCCTCCTCCGGCATCGGCCATACCACCGCTCTCGCTCTGGCCGAACGAGGGGCCCGGGTGGTGGCTGTCGCTCGCAGAGAACCGGAGCTGCAGGATCTGGTCTCCGTTTGCCGTCAGACATCCCCGGAATCGTTCTGGATCGCCGGAGACCTCGCCGAACGCCCCTTTGCCGAACAGATCATTGATGAAACCGAGGCGCGCCTCGGGAGTGTCGACATCCTGATCAACAACGCGGGGATGTCCTGCCACAAATCGGCCCTCCACCTCACCAGCGACGAGGCCGCGCGAGTCATGCAGGTGAACTTCATGGCGCCGATGTACAGCACTCTGCGGGCCATCCCGGCCTTCCTGCGTGCCGGACAGGGGACCATCGTCAACGTCTCGAGCTTCACGGCAAAGGTCTGCCCTCCCCGCGAGGGCGTCTATGCGGCCTCCAAGGCTGCGCTGAATGCTTTCACCAGCGGACTCTGGTCTGACCTTGAGGGCACCGACATTCACGCAGGCATCGTGAATCCCGGCCCCATCGATACGCCAATTTGGGAAACCGGCCCCGAAGAGGAACCCGCGGGCTTTGCCGGCTATAAATACCCATCCGCGACAGTCACGCGAGCGGTTCTCGAAGTCATTGAAAGGCGTCTTCGCGAAACCACCGCGCCACGCGGGAATCCCCAACTGATCTCGGCACACCTGCTGCGCTTGCTTGCGCCCGGCCTGCTGCTGCGTGGAATGGCGCGTATGGAACCGGTTGATCCGGCAATATTGGAAAGGGCCCGGGATCGCGCCCAGCGCCATCAGTAG
- a CDS encoding GatB/YqeY domain-containing protein, whose amino-acid sequence MAIQDEIETRLKAALRAKDQAVLDVLRMLKSRVQERTTAKGFSGEVTDALWLEVIAAYQKQMKKAVGEYEKLGAAGAEQLAKISFEVEFCATFLPAQLSEGDLRTLVRERMEENGVTEPGQIGRLVGAVMKTHKGQVDAANVKRIAEELLGD is encoded by the coding sequence ATGGCAATTCAGGATGAAATCGAGACGCGGCTCAAAGCTGCTTTACGCGCGAAGGATCAGGCGGTTCTCGATGTTCTGCGGATGCTGAAAAGCCGCGTTCAGGAACGCACCACCGCCAAAGGTTTCTCCGGGGAAGTTACCGACGCGCTGTGGCTCGAAGTGATTGCGGCTTATCAGAAACAGATGAAGAAGGCGGTCGGTGAGTACGAGAAGCTGGGGGCTGCGGGGGCCGAACAGCTGGCGAAAATCTCCTTCGAGGTGGAATTTTGCGCGACCTTCCTGCCGGCTCAGCTCAGTGAGGGTGATTTGCGCACCCTTGTTCGCGAGCGGATGGAGGAGAACGGGGTGACCGAGCCCGGGCAAATCGGTCGTCTCGTCGGAGCCGTGATGAAAACGCATAAGGGTCAGGTCGATGCTGCCAACGTGAAGCGCATCGCCGAAGAACTGCTCGGAGATTGA
- a CDS encoding protein phosphatase 2C domain-containing protein translates to MNVDFASETNTGHVRASNQDSVGCFPEMGLFLVADGMGGHVHGEKASQMAIEEIPRRCRSRKGRLDTVALTAAIEETNTTIHDAGASGSVGRKSMGTTIVALSLDPDVGEACWAHVGDSRLYRCREGALELLTADHTRYGFPYRDQPRTPLELPHTNQLMAALGISPAVRVSVGASEVIAGDTFLLCSDGVSGMLPPEAIRTFLANHEGSGPTAARLIASSLQAGGRDNATAIVIDIA, encoded by the coding sequence ATGAACGTCGATTTCGCCTCTGAAACCAATACCGGTCACGTCCGCGCATCCAATCAGGACTCGGTGGGCTGCTTCCCCGAAATGGGCCTCTTTCTCGTCGCAGACGGAATGGGCGGCCACGTCCACGGGGAAAAAGCGAGTCAGATGGCCATCGAGGAAATCCCCCGGCGATGCCGATCCCGCAAGGGGCGTCTCGATACTGTGGCGCTGACCGCGGCCATCGAGGAAACAAACACCACCATCCACGACGCAGGTGCCTCCGGCAGCGTGGGTCGAAAATCCATGGGGACGACAATTGTGGCCCTAAGCCTCGATCCGGATGTCGGGGAGGCCTGCTGGGCGCATGTTGGCGACAGTCGGCTATACCGCTGCCGGGAAGGCGCTCTCGAACTTCTCACCGCAGACCATACCCGATACGGCTTCCCCTACCGGGACCAGCCCAGAACACCCCTTGAACTTCCTCATACCAACCAGCTGATGGCCGCTCTGGGAATTTCTCCCGCCGTTCGCGTCAGCGTCGGCGCAAGTGAGGTGATCGCGGGAGACACCTTTCTGCTTTGCAGCGACGGTGTCTCCGGCATGCTTCCCCCGGAAGCCATCCGGACCTTCCTCGCCAACCATGAAGGCAGCGGACCGACAGCGGCCCGACTGATTGCCAGTTCATTGCAGGCCGGCGGGCGCGACAACGCCACAGCGATCGTGATCGATATCGCTTGA